One window of the Solanum stenotomum isolate F172 chromosome 11, ASM1918654v1, whole genome shotgun sequence genome contains the following:
- the LOC125845884 gene encoding probable transcription factor At5g61620 → MDRNCNENGKSIKLFGFEITITTTRTTTTTSPAAIMSEKDFMGRKIKKGNRWTEDEHKAFLKGLDFHGKGNWTNIAKYFLPTRTSTQVASHAQKYFVRLLDANSNSNERKKCKKSSVFDLCIEKIEDTHNQESGQETHNVPSFVPNYMMKSVPTVMPLTWVYMYPYNDHYASTSINTTTFGKPFSGIS, encoded by the coding sequence ATGGATAGGAATTGCAATGAAAATGGCAAAAGCATCAAATTGTTTGGTTTTGAGATCACTATTACAACAACTAGGACGACGACAACTACTTCTCCTGCTGCAATAATGTCTGAAAAAGATTTCATGggaaggaaaatcaagaaaggaaaTCGATGGACAGAGGATGAACACAAAGCATTCTTGAAAGGATTAGATTTTCATGGAAAAGGAAATTGGACTAACATTGCTAAGTATTTCTTGCCTACTAGAACTTCGACACAGGTTGCTAGTCATGCTCAGAAGTACTTCGTGAGATTATTAGATGCTAATTCCAATTCCAATGAGAGAAAAAAGTGCAAGAAATCAAGTGTTTTCGATCTTTGTATTGAAAAAATAGAGGATACACATAATCAAGAAAGTGGTCAAGAAACTCATAATGTGCCAAGTTTTGTACCAAATTACATGATGAAAAGTGTTCCAACAGTAATGCCTCTTACTTGGGTTTACATGTATCCGTATAATGATCATTATGCCTCTACGTCAATCAATACTACTACATTTGGCAAGCCATTTTCTGGGATTTCTTAG